In Tachysurus fulvidraco isolate hzauxx_2018 chromosome 1, HZAU_PFXX_2.0, whole genome shotgun sequence, a single window of DNA contains:
- the LOC113662972 gene encoding immune-associated nucleotide-binding protein 11-like, translating into MGSLISKAADQQPLLNDRDEVTLLDEMSVVLMGHHGVGKNTVGNAILKKNAFRSKDSSKDYYLKHENTTFGRHVIVTRVPGWHADLNSEKNFQHWQVIKDSLWSVKEKPHVIILVVDMNTKPADTTKEKLKQLLGENVLHHILIVSVNSKNIVVYHSREKTTTIHRCKYHLFSRCACEKQNIKFIETIEYFIAYKNDLRFYDMQNKAPNLELQLQEQAKLVDGLKHKISVLSSRNNLMGNVITSQNDEINELQDLLEKKEKMLRAKKEEIARLKSNQNHTELSALHKRIEQLENEAKSAEKCRKKMEEVYQKKIGEMENKLQEKDEEIEKLKKEKRKTKAKASFMSGLKKDTNSLELKLLIPAETMDGEAHQESEVKRGVQFVKKNRNELIERIVAVKPIADDLFPIIGSHKYEKILQAPTEYDQKRLLYVITEKGGTNSKYAFYKSLLKHEKCLVEDLEEKLSK; encoded by the exons ATGGGAAGTCTAATAT CCAAAGCAGCTGATCAGCAACCTTTGTTAAATGATAGAGATGAAg TCACACTCTTGGACGAGATGTCTGTTGTGCTTATGGGTCATCATGGAGTTGGGAAGAATACAGTTGGGAATGCTATTCTTAAGAAGAATGCCTTTAGATCCAAAGATAGCTCTAAAGACTACTACTTGAagcatgaaaacacaacatttggcagacatgtTATAGTGACACGTGTCCCTGGCTGGCATGCCGATTTAAACTCTGAAAAGAACTTCCAACATTGGCAAGTGATTAAAGACAGCTTGTGGTCGGTTAAGGAAAAACCCCATGTTATTATCTTAGTTGTTGATATGAACACTAAACCTGCAGACACAACAAAAGAGAAATTAAAGCAACTTTTGGGTGAAAATGTTTTACATCATATTTTAATCGTTTCAGTGAATTCAAAAAACATTGTGGTTTATCACAGTAGGGAAAAAACAACCACCATCCACAGGTGTAAATATCACTTATTTTCAAGATGTgcatgtgaaaaacaaaatataaaatttattgaaACAATTGAGTACTTTATTGCATATAAGAATGACCTTCGTTTCTACgacatgcagaataaggcaCCAAACCTTGAACTGCAATTGCAGGAACAGGCTAAGCTAGTAGATGgactaaaacacaaaatatcagTTCTCTCTTCCAGAAATAATTTAATGGGAAATGTAATAACTTcacaaaatgatgaaataaatgaactacAAGATCTGCtggaaaaaaaggagaagatgCTGAGAGCCAAGAAGGAGGAGATAGCAagattaaaatcaaatcaaaatcacaCAGAGCTCTCTGCCTTGCATAAAAGGATTGAACAGCTTGAGAATGAAGCAAAGAGTGCAGAAAAGTGTCGAAAAAAGATGGAAGAAGTGTATCAGAAAAAGATAGGTGAAATGGAAAACAAACTTCAGGAAAAAGATGAAGAGatagaaaaactgaaaaaagagaaaaggaaaacaaaggCAAAGGCATCATTCATGAGTGGGCTGAAGAAGGATACTAATTCACTTGAATTAAAATTATTGATCCCAGCAG aaacaatggATGGTGAAGCACATCAAGAAAGTGAAGTCAAAAGAG GTGTGCAATTTGTGAAGAAAAACCGCAACGAGCTCATTGAAAGAATTGTGGCAGTGAAGCCCATTGCTGATGACTTGTTTCCGATTATTGGCTCCCATAAATATGAGAAGATTCTACAAGCTCCAACTGAGTACGATCAAAAGAGACTGCTTTACGTCATAACAGAAAAAGGTGGAACAAATTCAAAATATGCATTCTACAAATCCCTTTTAAAGCATGAGAAATGTCTAGTAGAGGACTTAGAAGAGAAgctatcaaaataa
- the f13a1b gene encoding coagulation factor XIII A chain, with amino-acid sequence MTDQETPENVASTPTEAPVRPKQASHRGRTVGPKANSNKDLEEIPEFEPFMLMPRGPPPLTEYLDVWDVNMLKQVHEENKQMHHTHLYYCDHLIVRRAQEFLIKITFNRPFKPEQDKFAVEFSIGAGAQYSKGTYIPVFPTLERQSVWRGQILESSENVVTMGITPASDCIVGKYRMHIAVVTPYGIRRTRRDPRLDTYIIFNPWSPGDSVFLDDEEEREECVLNELGIIYHGAYDDVSERTWNYGQFEFGILDACLFVLDKAEMPLTNRGDPIKISRVASAMMNSRDDDGVLVGNWSGDYLYGVAPTSWTGSVEILLDYAGSGGQSVGYAQCWVYAAVFNTFLRCLGIPGRVVTNFFSAHDNNGNLKMDIILDDNGKVDRSRTRDSIWNYHCWNECYMARPDLPEGFGGWQVVDATPQETSDGMYRCGPASVAAIKHGQVCYPFDAPFVFAEVNSDLVYYSRNKDGTLYPVRVNTSYVGRMVLTKAVLDKGRREITGHYKFPEGTAEERRVLEKAEEFGCQREKADVPQADVEVEILAREVQRGDDFDLELNFTNHSNHQRVVDIYVSGNVVYYTGVPSAEVIFQTLEVTLEPEQNKKEKIVVRNADYQSKLVEQGNLNFIATGKVQETGRIITTMSVVTVHNPKLTVQVAGSPRVAEEMYVTVEFTNPFKFNLENVYVRVEGPGVMSINTKKYSTIGPGNSITWTESFSPRRAGTTKLMASLDCAALRQVYGEVEVTIQP; translated from the exons ATGACTGACCAGGAGACTCCTGAGAATGTGGCCTCAACACCCACAGAGGCCCCTGTACGCCCCAAACAGGCATCTCACCGTGGGCGCACCGTGGGCCCAAAAGCCAACTCTAATAAAGACCTTGAAGAGATCCCGGAGTTTGAGCCTTTTATGCTCATGCCTAGAGGTCCTCCACCACTTACTG AGTATCTGGATGTCTGGGATGTTAATATGCTCAAACAGGTCCATGAGGAGAACAAGCAaatgcatcacacacacctctactaCTGTGACCACCTGATTGTGCGCAGAGCACAGGAGTTCCTCATCAAAATCACCTTCAACCGTCCATTCAAGCCTGAACAGGACAAGTTTGCTGTTGAGTTTTCTATTG GCGCTGGCGCACAGTACAGCAAAGGCACATACATCCCTGTCTTCCCAACTCTGGAACGGCAGAGTGTGTGGCGTGGTCAGATCTTAGAGAGCTCAGAAAATGTTGTCACCATGGGCATCACCCCTGCTTCTGACTGCATTGTGGGAAAGTACAGAATGCATATTGCTGTGGTCACTCCATATGGCATTCGGAGGACTAGGAGAGACCCAAGATTGGACACGTATATAATTTTCAACCCCTGGTCACCAG GTGATAGTGTGTTCcttgatgatgaagaggagagagaggaatgtGTGCTAAATGAATTAGGCATCATCTATCATGGCGCGTATGATGATGTTTCTGAACGTACTTGGAACTATGGACAG TTTGAGTTTGGGATTCTGGATGCATGTCTGTTCGTCTTGGATAAAGCTGAAATGCCCCTCACCAACCGTGGAGATCCTATCAAAATCAGCAGGGTGGCCTCTGCTATG ATGAACTcacgtgatgatgatggtgtacTGGTGGGAAACTGGAGTGGTGATTACCTGTATGGTGTAGCTCCTACCTCCTGGACAGGCAGTGTTGAGATCCTGCTGGACTACGCTGGAAGTGGTGGTCAATCAGTTGGTTATGCCCAGTGCTGGGTCTATGCTGCTGTGTTTAATACCT TCTTACGCTGTCTGGGTATCCCTGGCAGAGTGGTCACTAACTTTTTCTCTGCCCATGACAACAATGGAAACCTAAAGATGGACATCATACTTGATGATAATGGCAAAGTGGACAGAAGCCGCACCAGGGACTCCATTTG GAATTATCACTGCTGGAATGAGTGCTACATGGCAAGACCTGATCTCCCTGAAGGCTTTGGAGGCTGGCAGGTCGTGGATGCTACACCTCAGGAGACCAGTGATG GTATGTACCGGTGTGGACCTGCATCTGTTGCAGCCATTAAACATGGCCAGGTCTGCTATCCGTTTGATGCCCCATTTGTGTTTGCAGAG GTGAACAGTGACTTGGTGTACTACAGCAGAAATAAAGATGGCACACTGTATCCGGTGAGGGTGAACACCAGCTATGTGGGTCGCATGGTACTGACCAAAGCAGTTCTGGATAAAGGACGGAGAGAGATTACTGGCCATTACAAGTTCCCTGAGG GCACTGCAGAGGAACGCAGAGTTCTGGAGAAAGCTGAGGAGTTCGGCTGTCAGCGGGAGAAAGCTGATGTGCCTCAAGCAGATGTGGAAGTAGAGATCCTTGCTCGAGAGGTGCAGCGGGGTGATGATTTTGACCTAGAGCTGAATTTCACCAACCACAGCAACCATCAACGTGTGGTGGACATCTACGTCAGTGGTAATGTGGTCTACTACACAGGAGTGCCAAGTGCTGAGGTTATCTTCCAGACCCTGGAGGTGACACTGGAACCAGagcaga ataaaaaggaaaaaattgtGGTACGCAATGCGGACTATCAGAGTAAGCTGGTGGAACAGGGGAACCTGAACTTCATCGCTACAGGAAAGGTGCAAGAGACGGGGCGAATTATAACCACCATGAGTGTTGTCACTGTGCACAATCCCAAACTCACTGTGCAG gtggcTGGATCTCCCAGAGTGGCTGAAGAGATGTATGTGACAGTGGAGTTCACCAACccttttaaattcaatttggAAAATGTGTATGTCCGTGTGGAGGGGCCTGGTGTCATGTctattaatacaaaaaaatacag CACAATTGGGCCAGGCAACTCTATCACATGGACTGAGAGCTTTAGTCCTCGAAGAGCAGGAACCACCAAACTGATGGCCAGCCTGGACTGTGCAGCTCTCAGGCAGGTATATGGAGAGGTGGAGGTCACCATCCAgccataa